A section of the Ovis canadensis isolate MfBH-ARS-UI-01 breed Bighorn chromosome 1, ARS-UI_OviCan_v2, whole genome shotgun sequence genome encodes:
- the CCNL1 gene encoding cyclin-L1 isoform X1: MASGPHPTATTATAVSSAAPSAGGSSSGTTTTTTTTTGGILIGDRLYSEVSLTIDHSLIPEERLSPTPSMQDGLDLPSETDLRILGCELIQAAGILLRLPQVAMATGQVLFHRFFYSKSFVKHSFEIVAMACINLASKIEEAPRRIRDVINVFHHLRQLRGKRTPSPLILDQNYINTKNQVIKAERRVLKELGFCVHVKHPHKIIVMYLQVLECERNQTLVQTAWNYMNDSLRTNVFVRFQPETIACACIYLAARALQIPLPTRPHWFLLFGTTEEEIQEICIETLRLYTRKKPNYELLEKEVEKRKVALQEAKLKAKGLNPDGTPALSTLGGFSPASKPSSPREVKTEEKSPISVNVKTIKKEPEDRQQASKSPYNGVRKDSKRSRNSRSASRSRSRTRSRSRSHTPRRHYNNRRSRSGTYSSRSRSRSRSHSESPRRHHNHGSPHLKAKHTRDDLKSSNRHGHKRKKSRSRSQSKSRDHSDAVKKHRHERGHHRDRRERSRSFERSHKGKHHGGSRSGHGRHRR, translated from the exons ATGGCGTCCGGGCCTCACCCGACCGCTACCACTGCCACCGCCGTCTCGTCTGCTGCCCCTAGCGCGGGCGGCTCAAGCTCCGGCACGACGACCACGACGACGACCACGACGGGAGGGATCCTGATCGGCGACCGTCTCTACTCGGAAGTTTCGCTCACCATCGATCACTCGCTGATTCCGGAGGAGCGGCTCTCGCCCACCCCTTCCATGCAGGACGGGCTCGACCTGCCCAGTGAGACAGACTTGCGCATCCTGGGCTGCGAGCTCATCCAGGCCGCCGGCATTCTCCTCCGGCTTCCGCAG GTGGCGATGGCAACGGGTCAGGTGTTGTTTCATCGTTTTTTCTACTCCAAGTCTTTCGTCAAACACAGTTTCGAG attgttGCCATGGCATGTATTAATCTTGCATCAAAAATTGAAGAAGCACCTAGAAGAATAAGAGATGTGATTAATGTATTTCACCACCTCCGCCAGTTAAGAGGAAAAAG GACTCCAAGCCCCCTGATCCTTGATCAGAACTACATTAACACCAAAAATCAAGTTATCAAGGCAGAGAGGAGGGTGCTAAAGGAATTGGGATTTTGTGTTCATGTCAAGCATCCCCATAAG ATCATTGTTATGTATTTACAAGTCTTAGAATGTGAACGTAATCAAACCCTGGTTCAAACTGCCTG gaaTTATATGAATGACAGTCTTCGAACCAATGTATTTGTTCGATTTCAACCAGAGACTATTGCATGTGCTTGCATCTACCTTGCAGCTAGAGCTCTTCAG ATTCCATTGCCAACTCGTCCCCAttggtttcttctttttggtACTACGGAAGAGGAGATCCAAGAAATCTGCATAGAAACGCTTAGGCTTTATACCAGAAAAAAG CCAAACTATGAATTGCTGGaaaaagaagtagagaaaagaaaagttgCCTTACAAGAAGCCAAACTAAAAGCAAAGGGATTGAATCCTGATGGAACTCCAGCCCTTTCAACTCTCGGTGGATTTTCTCCAGCGTCTAAACCAT CATCACCAAGAGAAGTAAAAACTGAAGAGAAGTCACCTATTTCTGTTAATGTGaagacaataaaaaaagaacCTGAGGATAGACAACAGGCTTCTAAAAGCCCTTACAATGG tgtAAGAAAAGACAGCAAGAGAAGTAGAAATAGCAGAAGCGCAAGTCGATCAAGGTCAAGAACACGATCACGTTCTAGATCACATACCCCAAGAAGACA TTATAACAATAGGCGGAGTCGATCTGGAACATACAGCTCGAGATCAAGAAGCAGGTCCCGCAGTCACAGTGAAAGCCCAAGACGACATCATAATCATGGTTCTCCTCACCTTAAAGCCAAGCATACCAGAGATGATTTAAAAAGTTCAAATAGACATGGTCATAAAAGGAAAAAGTCTCGTTCTCGATCTCAGAGCAAGTCTCGGGATCACTCAGATGCTGTCAAGAAACACAGGCATGAAAGGGGACATCATAGGGACAGGCGTGAAAGATCTCGCTCCTTTGAGAGGTCCCACAAAGGCAAGCACCATGGTGGCAGTCGCTCAGGACATGGCAGGCACAGACGCTGA
- the CCNL1 gene encoding cyclin-L1 isoform X2, whose product MASGPHPTATTATAVSSAAPSAGGSSSGTTTTTTTTTGGILIGDRLYSEVSLTIDHSLIPEERLSPTPSMQDGLDLPSETDLRILGCELIQAAGILLRLPQVAMATGQVLFHRFFYSKSFVKHSFEIVAMACINLASKIEEAPRRIRDVINVFHHLRQLRGKRTPSPLILDQNYINTKNQVIKAERRVLKELGFCVHVKHPHKIIVMYLQVLECERNQTLVQTAWVVHDGII is encoded by the exons ATGGCGTCCGGGCCTCACCCGACCGCTACCACTGCCACCGCCGTCTCGTCTGCTGCCCCTAGCGCGGGCGGCTCAAGCTCCGGCACGACGACCACGACGACGACCACGACGGGAGGGATCCTGATCGGCGACCGTCTCTACTCGGAAGTTTCGCTCACCATCGATCACTCGCTGATTCCGGAGGAGCGGCTCTCGCCCACCCCTTCCATGCAGGACGGGCTCGACCTGCCCAGTGAGACAGACTTGCGCATCCTGGGCTGCGAGCTCATCCAGGCCGCCGGCATTCTCCTCCGGCTTCCGCAG GTGGCGATGGCAACGGGTCAGGTGTTGTTTCATCGTTTTTTCTACTCCAAGTCTTTCGTCAAACACAGTTTCGAG attgttGCCATGGCATGTATTAATCTTGCATCAAAAATTGAAGAAGCACCTAGAAGAATAAGAGATGTGATTAATGTATTTCACCACCTCCGCCAGTTAAGAGGAAAAAG GACTCCAAGCCCCCTGATCCTTGATCAGAACTACATTAACACCAAAAATCAAGTTATCAAGGCAGAGAGGAGGGTGCTAAAGGAATTGGGATTTTGTGTTCATGTCAAGCATCCCCATAAG ATCATTGTTATGTATTTACAAGTCTTAGAATGTGAACGTAATCAAACCCTGGTTCAAACTGCCTG GGTAGTCCATGATG gaaTTATATGA